In Garra rufa chromosome 14, GarRuf1.0, whole genome shotgun sequence, the genomic stretch TGGTGGCTCTTCAGGCTCTGTCTTTGTACGCCACCAAAGTGTTCAGCTCTGACGGCTCCAGCACAGTGACTGTACAGTCAGCAGGAGACACTCACCACTTTGATGTCAATCAGGACAACAAGTTACTGTACCAGGAGAAGCAGCTGCAGAATGTTCCAGCCAAATACAGCATTGAAGTGAAGGGCTCAACCTGTGTGTCTGTGCAGGTCTGTAGTATGTTTAGGTTAATTGACTCATACTCACCTTctctcatttcttttttttttttttttttttgttgccattttgttgttattctgctGTGAGATGGTTaatgaatgtgtttttgtttatgtttGCTCTCTCAGATTGCTCAGTTCTACAACATTCCCACTCCTACTGAAGCTAAAACATTGAGCACTGATGCTAAGATTGAAGGAGGTTGCAAAACATTGggacaaaattttattttgaaCTTCACTGTCAAGTAAGAAAAGACTTGAacatattttcttaatatttttaacatcataataaatgtataataaaaaagaTGTCTTAGTATTTACAACCACAGCACTTAGCACTAACCGaacaaatacttttattattaacACATTATAAGTGACATAAAATGCATGTGTTTATTAGTTGTCCTGTTTCCCACTCATTTCTGATTTTGTTACTTTATAGGCATTTATGAAAACTTTTCTTTCTATTTGTTCTTTTCCAGATATGATGGTATACAGAAAAGGACTAACATGGTCATTGTGGATATTAAACTATTATCAGGATTCACAGCTGATACATCAATGGTGCATTTGAGTATTTTATCAAAAACTTTTCTTAAGGAAAATATTTAGAGATTAACCAACactttttccacacagtttgG encodes the following:
- the LOC141284336 gene encoding murinoglobulin-2-like — protein: MHREDTVVALQALSLYATKVFSSDGSSTVTVQSAGDTHHFDVNQDNKLLYQEKQLQNVPAKYSIEVKGSTCVSVQIAQFYNIPTPTEAKTLSTDAKIEGGCKTLGQNFILNFTVKYDGIQKRTNMVIVDIKLLSGFTADTSMFGTSGTYASLVERGDAKDDHVIVYLKEIPKNIPKHYQIKLKQVLPVKNLKPAVVKVYDYYQTSDQSETEYSFHC